The segment TCATCATTGTGACAATATTCTAAGACACAAAAAAAATCTATTCTAAATTTGACTGTGTTTAAGGAAACTACCTCGTAGTGATCGACGAGCTCCTGAAAGTAAGAATAAACCAAGTTACAGCTCTCAGGTTTCCACACAAACTCATCAGTAGGGTCAAGAATAAGTGTAAGCTTATCCATCTGCGTTTGATCAAAAGCACTGGTTTCCGGATCAATATAAGCAGCATAGATTCGAACGTGTCGCGTCGCGCAGCTCAACCACTGTCCTCCATATTCCCTGCTCATACCTTTGTCTTTGACATTCACCTGACGCTCAACTGGCCTTGGTTGTGTGCCTTTTGGGTTTATTTGTTGGTTTTGTggtatttctttctcttctattacCTTCACGTCTTCGGAGTCTTTAACATCGGATTGTTGTTGACATGATATGAAAAACGGTGTTCTGGTTTTTggttctcttcttcttcctcctcctgTCCAACCTAGTATGGATAATTTGGTGGAAACCATGGAGGAACAACTTGTGGCCATGGTTAATTTTgtgatgtttttttttcttttctttttgcttttaaTGGCTTACAAATACTTACAAGAGGGTCTTAATATTAGTTTGCATATTTCTTAGCTTCACTCCTTCTGGTATGGTTTGGATAAGATTTCTTACATACTAACTCGAAGGAAATGTTTGTGGTCACAGAAGAAATACAGAGAAATAGAAGAAGAATTTCCAATTTTACCCATACTTATTCTTTATCAtgagttttaaaatatattgtatatattttcCTCAAATTCAAACATTACATTATTACATATTttataggcttaaatgcacttttagtccctctattttgatgtttttaaacttttagtccccctatttcaaGATCCAGCTTTTTAGTCCCTCAACTCTACTTCACTTGGAATTTTATTGGTCCCCCTCCAATTTTGCAGATGTGGCAGTGATGACTaggaaataaaattaatttttaatgacgtgTCATTGATGACTTGGatatgttattaattaatattttttaaataatatataaataagtaatatctttaattgttttaatttagAAATTCGTTAActaaaatttagaaaataaagcCTTGGGCATCGAGCCCATTTAGTTTCAGCATTAGCCTAGTATTCAAGCTGACAAACATGCTTGTATCAATGAATTATATAAACACTAATCTTATATGATAAAAAATCAATGTGGGACTTATTGAGAAACAAAACTAACACCTCCAGCCTTTGTTTATTTTCTATCACTATGGGATTATAACAGAACTTTGGGATTATCATAACTTGTGCTAAGAAGTGCAACCTTTTTGACAAAGCTGAGCATTTATTTTAGAGGATGTACAAGACAGGATTGATGGTGGATGAGGTAACTTTCTCAATAATTTTAAATGTTCATACTAGGTTAGGTAAGGATGAAGAGGTTATAAATTTGTTTGAGGGAGGCTGGGGATTATGATGATATTAGGTATGAAAATTCCAAGTGGTCTAAAGATGCTCTTGAATTGTGGAAACGAATGAAGAAAAACGGTTGGCCTGTGGATTTTATTTTGTATAATAAAT is part of the Vicia villosa cultivar HV-30 ecotype Madison, WI unplaced genomic scaffold, Vvil1.0 ctg.000287F_1_1, whole genome shotgun sequence genome and harbors:
- the LOC131626421 gene encoding NAD(P)H-quinone oxidoreductase subunit M, chloroplastic-like; this encodes MATSCSSMVSTKLSILGWTGGGRRREPKTRTPFFISCQQQSDVKDSEDVKVIEEKEIPQNQQINPKGTQPRPVERQVNVKDKGMSREYGGQWLSCATRHVRIYAAYIDPETSAFDQTQMDKLTLILDPTDEFVWKPESCNLVYSYFQELVDHYEGAPLNEYTLRLIGSDIEHYIRKLLYDGVIKYNMNARVLNFSMGKPRIMFNNNDVQPEDSA